Part of the Flavobacterium sp. KS-LB2 genome is shown below.
TTCACATTTAATGAAACGACAACTGAATGATTTTCCTTGGCAAGGTTTTCAATGGCATTAATCAACAATTTCCCTGCCCCTTTTCCTTGTGCTTCCGGTAGCAAATAGATTTTGTGCAGGCGAGTGCATTTATCGTTTTGATAGTTGTGTTCATACGAAGCAAAACCTAGGCAAACTGTACCTTCACGCACCAATATAAAACGATGTCCTTTTTGGTTTAAATTTTGAAGTAGGGTTTGCTCAGAGTAAAACAAATCGAGCATGTAATTTATTTGCTCTTTTGACAAGATAGAACCATACGTATTGGGCCAGGATTTATACGCAATCTCTTGAATTATTTTAAAGTCTTGTATAGTGGCTTCAGCTAGTAATAACATGGTATTTGTTGGTTCTAATTATTAAAGTAACTCTACTTTTGGAATAAAAATATAAAATTTAGCCCCTGCGTTTGGTTTTGATTTAACTTTCATAAATCCATTGTGGTTCTCTACAATTCTACTACAAATAGCTAGACCAAGTCCTGTCCCTGAATATTTAGGATTGGTTTCTAAGCGCTTGAACAATAGGAATACTTTATCTGCATATTCTTGTTTGAAACCAATTCCATTATCTGAAATTACAATCTTATAATAATCCTTTTTATTGGCAATTTTATAATTCTGTTTTTCTTTATCCGTTATTTTATTAGAAGTAATACTGATTTTAGGAGCAATATCTTCTTTACTATATTTGAGAGAATTTGAAATTAAATTGATAAAAAGCTGTTTAACCTGAAAAGGTATCGCTTTAATTGTGGGCAAATTTCTTATTTCAATACTGGCGTTTTTATCTTCAATATTAGAAGACAAATCTTGAAGTATCTCTTCTATAACTTTATTCAAATTCGTTTCTACAAAAACTTTATCACCTTTTATTGTTCTGGAATAATTCACTAAATCCATTAATAGTGTCTGCATTCTATTAGCCGTTAGCCGAATTTTAGAAAAATAGTCTTTTCCTTGTTGGGAAAGCAAATTCAATTCTTTTTCTTCTAATCTAGAAATAAACATTTGAATCTTACGAAGTGGTTCCTGCAAATCGTGACTTACAATATTATTAAAAGCCTCGAGTTCTGTATTGATATATTTAAGTTCTTTATTGTTTTCCTCTAATTCAAGTGTTTTCTTGTATTGACTTGTAATGTCATAGTTCACCCCTATTTTTACTAACTCACCACTGCCATTGGTAGTAAAACTTCCAACACCCATAATATATTTAATATCTCCACTTGGAGTCAAAAATCGAAAGACCATAGAGGTAGATTGATGATTTACTAACGAATCAGTATGTATTTTAGTAACATACGCTAAATCATCTGGATGAATGTATTTAATTGTATTTTCTATATTCGGTTCAAATGCATTGGGTTCAACACCCATTAACCGATAAAGATTATCTGAAAAAGTGTACATACTAGTCTCTACATTGACCATCCAATGTCCAAAACCT
Proteins encoded:
- a CDS encoding GNAT family N-acetyltransferase, translating into MLLLAEATIQDFKIIQEIAYKSWPNTYGSILSKEQINYMLDLFYSEQTLLQNLNQKGHRFILVREGTVCLGFASYEHNYQNDKCTRLHKIYLLPEAQGKGAGKLLINAIENLAKENHSVVVSLNVNKFNKAITFYKKIGFEVIFEEDIELDHGYKMEDYRMEKKL
- a CDS encoding ATP-binding protein → MKILGLYKNSQVFKIALAIAIVVVCYIASMFYSQMKKLDSTVELIANSNQTQLELEKLLSVISNYDTSLRSYIITKEDAYIEDRFLSRGKIEESITKLKLLTANDSIRNNDIGKLKKLIDLRFKLFRRTLLLAQSNNATPEAINAMLLESSKVTESMKSFVTKIIFSESTKTEFQNNNHQFELQDSIITAFLLVILSLLILLLSFQKMNVDIDELKKANDQLKLLNESYNTAEMTAGFGHWMVNVETSMYTFSDNLYRLMGVEPNAFEPNIENTIKYIHPDDLAYVTKIHTDSLVNHQSTSMVFRFLTPSGDIKYIMGVGSFTTNGSGELVKIGVNYDITSQYKKTLELEENNKELKYINTELEAFNNIVSHDLQEPLRKIQMFISRLEEKELNLLSQQGKDYFSKIRLTANRMQTLLMDLVNYSRTIKGDKVFVETNLNKVIEEILQDLSSNIEDKNASIEIRNLPTIKAIPFQVKQLFINLISNSLKYSKEDIAPKISITSNKITDKEKQNYKIANKKDYYKIVISDNGIGFKQEYADKVFLLFKRLETNPKYSGTGLGLAICSRIVENHNGFMKVKSKPNAGAKFYIFIPKVELL